Proteins found in one Streptomyces sp. NBC_00461 genomic segment:
- the efeB gene encoding iron uptake transporter deferrochelatase/peroxidase subunit, translating to MAEQSIPEARTPKAPPAEAADGNASPGDGMSRRKLLGTAGATGLVLGAAGGAVGYAAAPSGATPLSSLGSDRAMFHGKHQPGITEGLQARGHLVAFDLAAGAGRKEAAALLRRWSVTAERLMSGEAAAHDDTDVARDAGPSSLTLTFGLGHSFFSRTGLEKQRPVSLDPLPDFSSDHLDKARSNGDLWVQIGADDALVAFHALRAIQKDAGSAARIRWQMNGFNRTPGATAHTMTARNLMGQLDGTRNPKPAESDFDKRIFVPSSGANAPAWMANGSYAVVRRIRMLLDDWEKLSLTTQENVIGRRKADGAPLSGGTETTPMDLDKADSKGEYVVPVNAHARITRPDQNGGAAILRRPFSYHDGFDADGVPDAGLLFVCWQADPLQGFVPLQRKLDRGDALSKYIRHEASGLFAVPGGAAKGEYVGQRLLEG from the coding sequence ATGGCTGAACAGTCCATTCCGGAGGCACGCACTCCCAAGGCACCGCCGGCCGAGGCCGCTGACGGGAACGCGTCCCCCGGAGACGGCATGTCTCGACGGAAACTGCTCGGCACCGCCGGCGCCACCGGGCTCGTGCTCGGCGCGGCCGGCGGCGCCGTGGGGTATGCCGCCGCTCCCTCCGGGGCCACCCCGCTCAGCTCACTCGGCTCCGACCGGGCGATGTTTCACGGGAAACATCAGCCCGGCATCACCGAAGGTCTCCAGGCCCGCGGCCATCTCGTCGCCTTCGACCTGGCGGCGGGCGCGGGCCGCAAGGAGGCGGCCGCACTGCTGCGCCGCTGGTCGGTGACGGCCGAGCGCCTGATGAGCGGCGAGGCGGCGGCGCACGACGACACTGACGTGGCCCGCGATGCCGGCCCGTCGTCGCTCACCCTCACCTTCGGCCTCGGCCACAGCTTCTTCTCCCGCACCGGTCTGGAGAAGCAGCGCCCGGTCTCCCTCGACCCGCTGCCCGACTTCTCCTCCGACCACCTCGACAAGGCCCGCAGCAACGGCGACCTGTGGGTGCAGATCGGCGCCGACGACGCCCTGGTGGCCTTCCACGCCCTGCGCGCGATCCAGAAGGACGCGGGCAGCGCGGCCCGCATCCGCTGGCAGATGAACGGCTTCAACCGCACCCCGGGCGCCACCGCGCACACCATGACGGCCCGCAACCTCATGGGCCAGCTGGACGGCACGCGCAACCCGAAGCCGGCCGAGTCCGACTTCGACAAGCGGATCTTCGTTCCGTCCTCGGGCGCGAACGCCCCGGCCTGGATGGCGAACGGCTCCTACGCCGTCGTCCGCCGCATCCGCATGCTCCTCGACGACTGGGAGAAGCTCTCGCTCACGACCCAGGAGAACGTCATCGGACGCCGGAAGGCCGATGGGGCGCCCCTGTCGGGCGGCACGGAGACGACCCCGATGGACCTCGACAAGGCCGACTCCAAGGGGGAGTACGTCGTCCCGGTGAACGCCCACGCCCGCATCACGCGCCCCGACCAGAACGGCGGGGCGGCCATCCTGCGGCGCCCGTTCTCGTACCACGACGGCTTCGACGCGGACGGGGTGCCAGACGCGGGCCTGCTCTTCGTCTGCTGGCAGGCCGACCCGCTGCAGGGCTTCGTCCCCCTCCAGCGCAAGCTCGACCGGGGCGACGCGCTGTCGAAGTACATCCGCCACGAGGCGAGCGGTCTGTTCGCCGTGCCGGGCGGGGCGGCGAAGGGCGAGTACGTGGGGCAGCGGCTGCTGGAGGGGTGA
- the pheA gene encoding prephenate dehydratase: protein MPASYAYLGPEGTFTEAALRTLPETATRELVPYVSVQSALDAVRAGEAEAAFVPIENSVEGGITTTLDELVAGAPLMIYREVLLSITFALLVRPGTRLSDVKTVSAHPAAQPQVRNWLRNNLPDAHWESAASNADAARLVQEGQYDAAFAGEFAAALYGLEALETGIHDAENAQTRFVLVGRPARPAAPTGADKTSVVLWQRDDHPGGLRDLLDEFATRGINLMLLQSRPTGAGIGNYCFCIDAEGHISDRRVAETLMGLKRICLEVRFLGSYPRADIGVEDVRALWRGTSDEDFVAASDWVARCQDGRF from the coding sequence ATGCCAGCGAGCTACGCGTATCTCGGTCCCGAGGGCACCTTCACCGAAGCCGCCCTGCGCACCCTTCCCGAGACGGCCACCCGGGAACTGGTCCCGTACGTGTCCGTCCAGTCCGCGCTCGACGCGGTCCGCGCCGGTGAGGCCGAGGCCGCGTTCGTGCCGATCGAGAACTCCGTCGAGGGCGGCATCACCACCACCCTGGACGAGCTGGTCGCGGGCGCCCCGCTGATGATCTACCGCGAGGTGCTGCTGTCGATCACCTTCGCGCTGCTGGTCAGGCCGGGCACCAGGCTCTCCGACGTCAAGACGGTCTCCGCGCACCCGGCCGCCCAGCCGCAGGTGCGCAACTGGCTCAGGAACAACCTCCCGGACGCCCACTGGGAGTCGGCCGCCTCGAACGCGGACGCCGCCCGGCTGGTCCAGGAGGGCCAGTACGACGCGGCCTTCGCCGGCGAGTTCGCCGCCGCCCTGTACGGCCTGGAGGCGCTGGAGACCGGCATCCACGACGCCGAGAACGCTCAGACACGCTTCGTGCTGGTCGGCCGACCTGCCCGGCCCGCGGCGCCGACCGGCGCGGACAAGACATCCGTCGTGCTGTGGCAGCGCGACGACCACCCCGGCGGCCTGCGCGACCTGCTCGACGAGTTCGCCACCCGCGGCATCAACCTGATGCTGCTGCAGTCGCGGCCCACCGGCGCCGGCATCGGCAACTACTGCTTCTGCATCGACGCGGAGGGCCATATCTCCGACCGCCGGGTGGCCGAGACCCTGATGGGGCTCAAGCGGATCTGCCTGGAAGTGCGGTTCCTGGGTTCGTACCCGCGTGCGGACATCGGCGTCGAGGACGTACGCGCGCTGTGGCGGGGGACGTCCGACGAGGACTTCGTCGCGGCCTCGGACTGGGTGGCGCGCTGCCAGGACGGCCGTTTCTAG
- the serS gene encoding serine--tRNA ligase, translating into MIDLRLLREDPDRVRASQRARGEDVALVDALLSADERRRSSGVRFDELRSEQKALGKLIPKASGDEKAELLKQTGRLAADVKAADAEQHEADEETKRLLLQLGNLIHPDVPVGGEEDFVVLETHGTIRDFAAEGFEPKDHLELGEALGAIDVERGAKVSGSRFYYLTGVGALLELALVNAAIAQATEAGFVPMLTPALVRPRAMEGTGFLGQAAENVYHLEKDDYYLVGTSEVPLAAYHMDEILDADKLPLRYAGFSPCFRREAGTYGKDTRGIFRVHQFDKVEMFSYVAPEDAENEHRRLLEWEKQWLTGLELPFQVIDVASGDLGASASRKYDCEAWIPTQGKYRELTSASNCDGFQARRLSVRMRDGKKVQPLATLNGTLCAVPRTIVAILENHQQADGSVYVPKVLRPFLGGREVLEPIAR; encoded by the coding sequence GTGATTGACCTTCGCCTGCTCCGTGAGGACCCCGACCGTGTGCGCGCGTCCCAGCGTGCCCGTGGAGAGGACGTCGCGCTCGTCGACGCTCTCCTGTCTGCCGACGAGCGGCGCAGGTCGTCCGGCGTCCGCTTCGACGAGCTGCGTTCCGAGCAGAAGGCGCTCGGCAAGCTCATCCCCAAGGCCTCCGGCGACGAGAAGGCGGAGCTGCTGAAGCAGACGGGCCGGCTCGCCGCCGACGTCAAGGCGGCCGACGCCGAGCAGCACGAGGCGGACGAGGAGACCAAGCGGCTTCTGCTCCAGCTCGGCAACCTCATCCACCCGGACGTCCCGGTCGGCGGCGAGGAGGACTTCGTCGTCCTGGAGACGCACGGCACCATCCGCGACTTCGCCGCCGAGGGCTTCGAGCCCAAGGACCACCTGGAGCTCGGCGAGGCGCTGGGCGCCATCGACGTCGAGCGCGGCGCCAAGGTGTCGGGCTCCCGCTTCTACTACCTGACGGGCGTCGGCGCCCTCCTGGAACTGGCGCTGGTCAACGCCGCGATCGCGCAGGCCACCGAGGCGGGCTTCGTCCCGATGCTCACCCCCGCGCTGGTCCGCCCGCGCGCCATGGAGGGCACCGGCTTCCTCGGCCAGGCCGCGGAGAACGTCTACCACCTGGAGAAGGACGACTACTACCTGGTCGGCACCTCCGAGGTCCCGCTCGCCGCGTACCACATGGACGAGATCCTCGACGCGGACAAGCTGCCGCTGCGCTACGCCGGCTTCTCGCCGTGCTTCCGCCGCGAGGCCGGGACGTACGGCAAGGACACCCGGGGCATCTTCCGCGTGCACCAGTTCGACAAGGTCGAGATGTTCTCGTACGTCGCCCCCGAGGACGCGGAGAACGAGCACCGGCGGCTCCTGGAGTGGGAGAAGCAGTGGCTCACCGGCCTGGAACTGCCCTTCCAGGTCATCGACGTCGCCTCCGGCGACCTGGGCGCCTCGGCGTCCCGCAAGTACGACTGCGAGGCGTGGATCCCCACGCAGGGCAAGTACCGCGAGCTGACCTCGGCCTCCAACTGCGACGGCTTCCAGGCACGCCGGCTGTCCGTCCGCATGCGCGACGGCAAGAAGGTGCAGCCGCTGGCGACGCTCAACGGCACGCTGTGCGCCGTACCGCGCACGATCGTGGCGATCCTGGAGAACCACCAGCAGGCCGACGGCTCGGTGTACGTGCCGAAGGTGCTGCGCCCGTTCCTGGGCGGCCGGGAGGTCCTGGAGCCGATCGCCAGGTGA
- a CDS encoding HAD family hydrolase produces the protein MSDASPVKGFPYRLIATDLDGTLLRSDESVSQRTRDTLAAATAAGAAHIVVTGRAVPWTRHILDDLGYQGLAVCGQGAQVYDAGSHRLLTSVTLDRQLAGVALAKIEAEVGPLYLAASRDGLDGDVLVGPGYAVTGSLPSTPFTNASDLWTAPLNKIYIQHPELSDDALAEAARRAAGGFVTVAMAGEGIVELLPLGLSKATGLSLAARRLGVKAADTIAFGDMPNDIPMFAWAARGVAMANAHEELKAVADEVTSSNEEDGIAVVLDRLLA, from the coding sequence GTGAGCGACGCGTCTCCCGTCAAGGGCTTCCCGTACCGGCTGATCGCGACCGATCTCGACGGCACGCTCCTGCGCTCCGACGAGTCGGTCTCACAGCGCACCCGTGACACGCTCGCCGCGGCCACCGCGGCGGGCGCCGCGCACATCGTCGTCACCGGCCGCGCGGTCCCCTGGACCCGGCACATCCTCGACGACCTCGGCTACCAGGGCCTCGCGGTCTGCGGCCAGGGCGCCCAGGTGTACGACGCCGGCTCGCACCGCCTGCTGACGTCGGTCACCCTGGACCGGCAGCTGGCGGGCGTGGCCCTGGCCAAGATCGAGGCGGAGGTCGGCCCGCTGTACCTGGCGGCCAGCCGTGACGGTCTGGACGGCGATGTGCTGGTGGGGCCGGGCTACGCGGTCACCGGCAGCCTTCCGTCGACCCCGTTCACGAACGCGTCCGACCTGTGGACCGCCCCGCTGAACAAGATCTACATACAGCACCCTGAGCTGTCCGACGACGCCCTCGCCGAGGCGGCCCGCCGGGCGGCGGGCGGCTTCGTCACGGTGGCGATGGCGGGCGAGGGCATCGTCGAACTGCTGCCGCTGGGTCTGTCCAAGGCGACGGGCCTCTCGCTGGCCGCCCGCCGCCTGGGCGTCAAGGCGGCGGACACGATCGCCTTCGGCGACATGCCGAACGACATCCCGATGTTCGCCTGGGCAGCGCGGGGCGTGGCCATGGCCAACGCCCACGAGGAACTGAAGGCAGTGGCGGACGAGGTGACGTCGTCGAACGAGGAGGACGGCATCGCCGTCGTACTGGACCGCCTGCTCGCATAG
- a CDS encoding SGM_3592 family protein produces MADDWDDLVLDEDFVQGAETSEPSARARMLAARWREEKPEPQPWRSDEPPAGWFFSKGRRRRWRRR; encoded by the coding sequence ATGGCGGACGACTGGGACGACCTGGTGCTGGACGAGGACTTCGTACAGGGCGCCGAGACGTCCGAGCCGTCCGCCCGTGCCCGCATGCTGGCCGCGCGCTGGCGCGAGGAGAAGCCCGAGCCGCAGCCCTGGCGCTCGGACGAGCCGCCCGCAGGGTGGTTCTTCAGCAAGGGGCGGCGCCGGCGGTGGCGACGCCGCTGA
- a CDS encoding ABC transporter permease subunit → MYDPTVARLTYRALLGRRRALILGALPLLLIVISVVVRALAGADDQTASDLLGGLALATMVPIIGVIAGTGAIGPEIDDGSVVYLLSKPLKRPTIIFTKLIVAIAVTMVFSALPTLIAGFILNGNGQQIAVAYTVAALVSSIAYAALFLLLGTVSRHAVVFGLVYALVWEALFGSLVPGARTLSVQQWSLAVAHKVAGGDLVTSDVGLTTATVFLVAVTVLATWYAGQKLRTLTLAGEE, encoded by the coding sequence ATGTACGACCCCACAGTCGCCCGACTCACCTACCGGGCCCTGCTCGGCCGTCGCCGGGCGCTCATCCTGGGCGCGCTGCCCCTGCTGCTGATCGTGATCTCCGTCGTCGTACGGGCTCTCGCCGGCGCCGACGACCAGACGGCCTCGGACCTGCTGGGCGGGCTCGCGCTCGCCACGATGGTGCCGATCATCGGCGTCATCGCCGGCACCGGCGCGATCGGTCCGGAGATCGACGACGGCTCGGTGGTGTACCTGCTGTCCAAGCCGCTGAAGCGGCCGACGATCATCTTCACCAAGCTGATCGTGGCGATCGCCGTGACCATGGTGTTCTCCGCGCTGCCGACCCTCATCGCCGGTTTCATCCTCAACGGCAACGGCCAGCAGATCGCCGTCGCCTACACGGTGGCCGCGCTGGTCTCCTCCATCGCGTACGCGGCGCTGTTCCTGCTGCTGGGCACGGTGTCCCGGCACGCGGTTGTCTTCGGGCTCGTCTACGCGCTGGTCTGGGAGGCCCTGTTCGGGTCCCTGGTGCCCGGTGCGCGCACGCTGAGCGTCCAGCAGTGGTCGCTGGCCGTCGCCCACAAGGTGGCCGGCGGGGACCTGGTCACCTCCGACGTCGGACTGACGACGGCGACGGTGTTCCTGGTCGCGGTGACCGTCCTGGCCACCTGGTACGCCGGGCAGAAGCTGCGGACGCTGACGCTCGCCGGGGAGGAGTGA
- a CDS encoding ABC transporter ATP-binding protein — MTTLNIDHVSRWFGNVVAVNDVTMTIGPGVTGLLGPNGAGKSTLINMMAGFLAPSTGTVTLDGQQVWRNETVYKHIGIVPEREAMYDFLTGREFVVANAELHGLNAKAAQKALATVEMEYAQDRKISTYSKGMRQRVKMASALVHDPSLLLLDEPFNGMDPRQRMQLMDLLRRMGDEGRTVLFSSHILEEVEQLAWHIEVVVAGRHAASGDFRKIRRLMTDRPHRYLVRSSDDRALAAALIADPSTSGIEVDLAEGALRIQAVDFGRFTALLPRVARDHGIRLLAVSPSDESLESVFSYLVAA, encoded by the coding sequence GTGACCACGCTCAACATCGACCACGTCTCCCGCTGGTTCGGCAACGTGGTCGCCGTCAACGACGTCACCATGACGATCGGCCCCGGCGTCACCGGCCTGCTCGGTCCGAACGGCGCCGGAAAGTCCACCCTCATCAACATGATGGCCGGCTTCCTCGCGCCCTCCACCGGCACCGTCACCCTCGACGGCCAGCAGGTGTGGCGCAACGAGACGGTCTACAAGCACATCGGCATCGTCCCCGAGCGCGAGGCGATGTACGACTTCCTCACCGGGCGCGAATTCGTCGTCGCCAACGCCGAGTTGCACGGTCTGAACGCCAAGGCGGCGCAGAAGGCGCTCGCCACGGTCGAGATGGAGTACGCGCAGGACCGGAAGATCTCCACGTACTCCAAGGGCATGCGTCAGCGCGTGAAGATGGCGTCGGCCCTCGTCCACGACCCCTCGCTGCTCCTGCTCGACGAACCCTTCAACGGCATGGACCCGCGCCAGCGCATGCAGCTCATGGACCTGCTGCGGCGCATGGGCGACGAGGGCCGCACGGTGCTGTTCTCGTCCCACATCCTCGAAGAGGTCGAGCAACTCGCCTGGCACATCGAGGTCGTCGTCGCCGGACGGCACGCGGCCAGCGGCGACTTCCGCAAGATCCGCCGTCTGATGACCGACCGCCCGCACCGCTACCTGGTGCGCTCCAGCGACGACCGCGCGCTCGCGGCCGCGCTGATCGCGGACCCGTCGACGTCCGGCATCGAAGTCGACCTCGCGGAGGGCGCGTTGCGCATCCAGGCCGTCGACTTCGGCCGCTTCACGGCCCTGTTGCCCAGGGTCGCCCGCGACCACGGCATCCGGCTGCTCGCGGTCTCGCCGTCCGACGAGTCGCTCGAGTCCGTCTTCTCGTATCTCGTCGCGGCGTAG
- a CDS encoding ABC transporter permease, giving the protein MAVEQPMRTPAAASGDQTRIHNIGYRNYDGPRLGRSYATRSLYSQSLRGAYGLGRSVKSKVLPMLLFVVMCVPAAIMVAVAVATKAKDLPVDYTRYAIIMQAVISLYVASQAPQSVSRDLRFKTVPLYFSRPIETADYVRAKYAALASALFVLTAAPLLVLYVGALLAKLDFADQTKGFAQGLVSVALLSLLFAGIGLVIASVTPRRGFGIAAVIAVMTISYGAVSTLQAIAEAQNSTRAIPWIGLFSPVTLVDGVQTAFLGAASAFPGEIGPTNGEGVVYVLVVLGLIAACYGLLMRRYRKVGL; this is encoded by the coding sequence ATGGCAGTTGAGCAGCCCATGCGGACACCGGCCGCGGCGTCGGGTGACCAGACCCGCATCCACAACATCGGCTACCGCAACTACGACGGCCCCCGCCTCGGCCGTTCCTACGCCACCCGCTCGCTGTACTCGCAGTCCCTGCGCGGCGCCTACGGCCTCGGCCGCTCGGTCAAGTCCAAGGTGCTGCCGATGCTGCTGTTCGTGGTGATGTGCGTGCCCGCGGCCATCATGGTCGCCGTCGCGGTCGCCACGAAGGCCAAGGACCTGCCCGTCGACTACACGCGCTACGCGATCATCATGCAGGCCGTCATCAGCCTGTACGTCGCCTCGCAGGCACCCCAGTCCGTCTCCCGCGACCTGCGCTTCAAGACCGTGCCGCTGTACTTCTCGCGGCCGATCGAGACCGCCGACTACGTGCGCGCCAAGTACGCGGCGCTGGCCTCCGCGTTGTTCGTCCTGACCGCGGCGCCGCTGCTCGTTCTCTATGTCGGCGCGCTGCTGGCGAAGCTCGACTTCGCCGACCAGACCAAGGGGTTCGCTCAGGGACTCGTCTCCGTGGCACTGCTCTCGCTGCTCTTCGCCGGCATCGGCCTGGTCATCGCCTCGGTGACCCCGAGGCGCGGCTTCGGCATCGCCGCCGTGATCGCCGTGATGACCATCTCCTACGGCGCCGTCTCCACGCTCCAGGCCATCGCCGAGGCGCAGAACAGCACGAGGGCCATTCCCTGGATCGGCCTCTTCTCTCCCGTGACCCTCGTCGACGGTGTCCAGACCGCCTTCCTCGGCGCGGCCTCGGCGTTCCCCGGCGAGATCGGCCCGACGAACGGCGAGGGCGTCGTCTACGTCCTGGTCGTCCTGGGTCTCATCGCCGCCTGCTACGGCCTCCTGATGCGCCGCTACCGGAAGGTGGGCCTGTGA
- a CDS encoding ABC transporter ATP-binding protein: MIATESLSMRFPRVTALDRLSVDVGPGVTGLVGANGAGKSTLIKILLGLTPASEGRAEVLGLDVATKGADIRERVGYMPEHDCLPPDVSATEFVVHMARMSGLPPTAARERTADTLRHVGLYEERYRPIGGYSTGMKQRVKLAQALVHDPQLVFLDEPTNGLDPVGRDDMLGLIRRIHTDFGISVLVTSHLLGELERTCDHVVVIDGGKLLRSSSTTDFTQTTTTLAIEVTDTDEHPDGTRAVREVLQARGVEVLDGSNGLPGAGHILLLTAQGEQTYDLVRDVVADLGLGLVRMEQRRHHISEVFHADTEEQDVTKEAAVHGS, translated from the coding sequence GTGATCGCGACCGAAAGCCTGAGCATGCGGTTCCCCCGGGTGACCGCGCTTGACCGGCTCTCCGTCGACGTCGGGCCCGGTGTGACCGGGCTCGTCGGAGCGAACGGAGCCGGCAAGTCCACTCTGATCAAGATCCTTCTGGGTCTGACCCCCGCCTCCGAGGGCCGCGCCGAAGTGCTCGGGCTCGACGTCGCGACCAAGGGCGCCGACATCCGTGAGCGGGTCGGCTACATGCCGGAGCACGACTGTCTGCCGCCGGACGTCTCGGCGACCGAGTTCGTCGTCCATATGGCGCGTATGTCCGGCCTGCCGCCCACGGCCGCGCGTGAGCGCACGGCGGACACGCTGCGCCATGTCGGTCTGTACGAGGAGCGCTACCGCCCCATCGGCGGCTACTCGACCGGTATGAAGCAGCGCGTGAAGCTCGCGCAGGCCCTCGTCCACGACCCGCAGCTGGTCTTCCTGGACGAGCCGACCAACGGCCTCGACCCGGTCGGCCGCGACGACATGCTCGGCCTGATCCGCCGTATCCACACCGACTTCGGCATCTCGGTCCTGGTCACCTCGCACCTGCTGGGCGAGTTGGAGCGGACCTGCGACCACGTCGTCGTCATCGACGGCGGCAAGCTCCTGCGCTCCAGCTCCACCACGGACTTCACACAGACCACGACCACTCTGGCGATCGAGGTCACGGACACCGACGAGCACCCGGACGGCACGCGCGCGGTGCGCGAGGTGCTGCAGGCGCGCGGGGTGGAGGTCCTCGACGGCAGCAACGGCCTGCCGGGCGCCGGACACATCCTGCTGCTGACCGCGCAGGGCGAGCAGACGTACGACCTCGTGCGCGACGTCGTCGCAGACCTCGGCCTCGGCCTGGTGCGCATGGAGCAGCGCAGGCACCACATCTCCGAGGTCTTCCACGCGGACACCGAGGAGCAGGACGTGACGAAGGAGGCGGCCGTCCATGGCAGTTGA
- a CDS encoding M24 family metallopeptidase, whose translation MTTAVADELSVRLRGFRQVQRLAYDCAEAVAARLQPGVTEREAARMQREWLRERGVRDWFHLPFAWFGDRTAFAGFRIPLQFFPTDRRLEPGMPFILDMAPVYDGFTADIGYSGSLGINPVQDRLMADLEAHRELILCEVRERRPLRTIYEDVDRLMVRQGYANRHRAYPFGVIAHKVDRVPQRRWSPHLFGFGTQSLKGLASDALRGHRDGWSPLWSPYRFSDHPPQPGLWAVEPHLGFRGTGAKFEEILVVTDSADPVESAFWLDDDLPHVRRWAEDK comes from the coding sequence ATGACGACGGCAGTGGCAGACGAACTCTCCGTACGGCTACGGGGGTTCAGGCAGGTGCAGCGCCTCGCGTACGACTGCGCGGAGGCGGTCGCCGCACGCCTGCAGCCGGGCGTGACCGAGCGCGAGGCGGCCCGCATGCAGCGCGAGTGGCTGCGCGAGCGCGGCGTGCGGGACTGGTTCCACCTGCCCTTCGCCTGGTTCGGGGACCGCACGGCGTTCGCCGGCTTCCGCATACCGCTCCAGTTCTTCCCGACCGACCGCCGCCTGGAGCCGGGGATGCCGTTCATCCTCGACATGGCTCCCGTGTACGACGGATTCACCGCCGACATCGGCTACTCGGGCTCCCTCGGCATCAACCCCGTGCAGGACCGGCTCATGGCCGACCTGGAGGCCCACCGCGAGCTCATCCTGTGCGAGGTGCGCGAGCGGCGCCCGCTGCGCACGATCTACGAGGACGTGGACCGCCTCATGGTCCGCCAGGGCTACGCCAACCGGCACCGCGCCTACCCCTTCGGCGTGATCGCCCACAAGGTCGACCGCGTGCCACAGCGCCGCTGGTCACCGCACCTGTTCGGATTCGGCACCCAGTCCCTGAAGGGGCTCGCCTCCGACGCGCTGCGCGGCCACCGCGACGGCTGGTCCCCGCTCTGGTCGCCGTACCGCTTCTCCGACCACCCGCCGCAGCCGGGCCTGTGGGCGGTCGAACCCCATCTGGGCTTCCGGGGCACGGGCGCGAAGTTCGAGGAGATCCTGGTCGTCACCGACTCCGCGGATCCCGTCGAGAGCGCATTCTGGCTGGACGACGATCTGCCGCACGTGCGGCGCTGGGCGGAGGACAAGTGA